The proteins below come from a single Megalops cyprinoides isolate fMegCyp1 chromosome 5, fMegCyp1.pri, whole genome shotgun sequence genomic window:
- the LOC118778055 gene encoding RIMS-binding protein 2-like yields MDSPPRLPQMDGDVSPTRRSKPKYTGKVRLCTARYSYNPYDGPNEHPEAELPLVAGKYLYVYGSMDDDGFYEGELLDGQRGLVPSNFVEFVQDKDKTASSQVADGDKESGYLNHADAGLQAADGGTDGDGRFNSTGAAPTGASPEGTGAEDAGVDEDGEEIVPYPRKITLIKQLAKSVIVAWEPPLVPPGRGPISAYNVLVDKEVRTSVPFGSATKALLEKLNLAACTYRISVQCVMERGVSDELRCTLLVGKSVVVAPYCLRVDDITQVSALLSWMPSNSNYSHAVFLNGAEHHVVRPASYRYRFSDLQPMTVYKVTAVAQPHQMPWQLPLEQREKREMSLEFCTQAAGPPFPPLNVQVHCGPAPGVLQVHWTPPALTATGTSNGASVIGYAVCTKGQRIAEVLYPMADYVTVELNQLQCLEAREVIVRTLSTQGESQDSVVASIPSNLLVPPHPHPHPQPHLPPHPHHPTPKPAASAGEPETKEQESGVRPPTQPWDTARSPSPLPAPHGHTLDAPRFPGRRSPSPQRILPQPRGTPIPDTVAKAIAREAAQRVAAETSRERSNTVHPVHALNSDEEEEEEEEEGYESAHTRRGASVDEFLRGSELGRQLQYSHSEEYQTESSRGSDLSDIMEEDEEELYSEMQLEEGRRRSVGPHGALKVLGNTSAARRDRHHRDSGRGPPQRRPVMVPSIDGYGGRERPSPQYLDESEPEDLCRIFVALFDYDPLSMSPNPDAADEELPFKEGQIIRVFGDKDTDGFYRGEIGGRSGLIPCNMVSEIQAEDEETMDQLIKQGFLSLNTPVDKIDRNRRGVPQPPVSRRRMVALYDYDPRESSPNVDVEAELTFCAGDIVAIFGEIDEDGFYYGELNGHRGLVPSNFLEEVPADVEVYLTDTPSQSQGAPGGTEPQRVPTETAGQPRRSASPLNLGPQTQEPKPATPAGAVGPQIPPGPLITPSPQITPAPDSPIRALSSPARGPRELSSKKKKGLLSKGRNLLKKLAVVK; encoded by the exons ATGGACTCGCCACCAAGACTGCCACAG ATGGATGGCGATGTGAGCCCTACGCGGAGGTCCAAGCCCAAGTACACAGGAAAGGTTCGTCTTTGCACCGCCCGGTACAG TTATAACCCTTACGATGGACCCAACGAGCACCCGGAAGCTGAGCTCCCCCTTGTGGCGGGGAAGTATCTCTACGTCTACGGGTCAATGGACGATGATGGCTTCTACGAAG GAGAGCTTTTGGATGGACAGAGAGGCCTGGTCCCCTCCAACTTTGTGGAATTTGTCCAGGACAAGGACAAGACAGCGTCCAGCCAGGTGGCGGACGGAGACAAGGAGTCGGGCTACCTCAACCATGCCGACGCGGGCCTGCAAGCTGCAGACGGGGGCACGGATGGCGATGGGCGGTTCAACAGCACAGGGGCAGCCCCAACGGGTGCCTCCCCTGAGGGGACGGGGGCCGAGGACGCCGGTGTGGACGAGGATGGAGAGGAAATCGTGCCTTACCCCAGGAAGATCACCCTGATCAAGCAGCTGGCGAAGAGCGTGATCGTGGCGTGGGAGCCTCCCCTGGTGCCACCCGGCCGAGGGCCCATCAGCGCCTACAACGTGCTGGTGGACAAAGAGGTGCGGACAAGTGTGCCCTTCGGCAGTGCCACCAAGGCGCTGCTGGAGAAGCTGAACCTGGCGGCCTGCACCTATCGCATCTCCGTGCAGTGCGTGATGGAGCGGGGCGTCTCCGACGAGCTGCGCTGCACCCTGCTGGTGGGGAAAAGCGTGGTGGTGGCGCCCTACTGCCTGCGGGTGGACGACATCACCCAGGTCTCCGCCCTGCTCTCCTGGATGCCCAGCAACAGCAACTACAGCCACGCCGTCTTCCTCAATGGCGCCGAGCACCACGTGGTCCGGCCCGCCAGCTACCGTTACCGCTTCTCGGACCTGCAGCCCATGACTGTTTACAAGGTGACAGCCGTGGCCCAGCCCCACCAGATGCCTTGGCAGCTGCCCCTggagcagagggagaagagggagatgTCCCTGGAGTTCTGCACCCAGGCTGCAG gACCCCCCTTCCCGCCCCTGAATGTCCAGGTGCActgtggccccgcccccggAGTCCTGCAGGTCCACTGGACCCCTCCCGCCCTCACCGCCACGGGAACCTCCAATGGAGCCAGCGTGATTGGCTACGCTGTCTGCACGAAGGGACAGAGG ATCGCAGAGGTGTTGTACCCCATGGCGGACTACGTCACGGTGGAGCTGAACCAGTTGCAGTGTCTGGAGGCCAGAGAGGTCATCGTCAGGACTCTGTCCACGCAGGGGGAGTCCCAGGACTCTGTTGTGGCGAGCATTCCAAGCAACCTCCTCGTGcctccccacccacacccccacccccagccacaCCTCCCGCCCCACCctcaccaccccacccccaagcccGCAGCAAGCGCCGGAGAGCCAGAAACCAAAGAGCAGGAATCAGGCGTacgcccccccacccagccctgGGACACAGCGCGGTCCCCCTcgcccctccccgccccccacgGCCACACCCTCGACGCCCCCCGTTTCCCCGGGCGACGCTCCCCTTCTCCTCAGAGGATCCTGCCGCAGCCGCGGGGCACCCCCATCCCCGACACCGTGGCCAAGGCCATCGCCCGGGAGGCAGCACAGAGGGTGGCGGCCGAGACCAGCCGG GAAAGGAGCAACACTGTCCACCCCGTTCACGCCCTGAACTcagacgaggaagaggaggaggaggaagaggaaggttATGAGTCCGCTCATACGAGGAGGGGTGCCTCTGTGGATGAGTTCCTCAGGGGGTCTGAGCTCGGACGACAG CTGCAGTACAGCCACAGTGAGGAGTACCAGACGGAGAGCAGCCGTGGCTCCGACCTCTCCGACATcatggaggaggatgaggaggagctgTACTCCGAGATGCAGCTGGAGGAAGGTCGCCGGCGGAGCGTCGGCCCCCACGGAGCGCTGAAG gttttggGAAACACCTCTGCAGCACGTCGAGACCGACATCACCGTGATTCGGGGAGAGGGCCCCCCCAACGCCGACCCGTGATGGTCCCCTCCATTG ATGGCTACGGTGGGCGGGAACGCCCCTCCCCTCAGTACCTGGACGAATCAGAGCCGGAGGATCTGTGCCGGATATTCGTGGCGCTGTTCGACTATGACCCCCTCTCGATGTCCCCCAACCCTGATGCCGCAGACGAGGAACTGCCCTTCAAGGAGGGACAGATCATCAGG GTGTTTGGGGATAAGGACACGGATGGGTTTTATCGGGGAGAGATCGGAGGAAGGTCAGGGCTCATTCCCTGTAACATGGTTTCGGAGATCCAGGCGGAGGACGAAGAGACGATGGATCAGCTCATCAAGCAGGGCTTCCTCTCCCTCAACACGCCTGTGGATAAAATAG ATCGAAATCGGCGGGGTGTTCCACAGCCCCCTGTGTCCAGGCGACGGATGGTGGCCCTGTATGACTACGACCCCCGAGAGAGCTCCCCTAATGTCGACGTGGAG GCTGAGCTGACTTTCTGCGCGGGCGACATCGTTGCCATTTTTGGAGAAATAGATGAAGACGGGTTTTACTAT GGTGAGCTGAATGGCCACAGAGGCCTCGTTCCCTCCAACTTCCTGGAAGAGGTACCTGCAGACGTGGAGGTCTATCTCACGGACACGCCCAGCCAGAGCCAGGGAGCTCCCGGAGGCACTGAGCCCCAGAGG GTCCCCACGGAAACCGCGGGTCAGCCCAGAAGATCCGCCTCACCGTTGAACCTGGGCCCTCAGACGCAGGAGCCTAAGCCTGCCACGCCTGCGGGCGCTGTGGGCCCCCAGATCCCCCCGGGACCCCTAATCACCCCGAGCCCCCAAATCACCCCGGCGCCAGACAGTCCAATCAGAGCACTCAGCAGCCCTGCGAGGGGCCCCCGCGAGCTGTCCTCCAAAAAGAAGAAGGGACTGCTTTCCAAAGGAAGGAACCTGCTGAAGAAGCTGGCCGTGGTGAAGTAG